Genomic segment of Streptomyces longhuiensis:
GTGCGCGTCCTGGTCGACGACCGCGCCGGTGTCTCGCCGGGCGTGAAGTTCACCGACGCCGAACTGATCGGTGTCCCGCAGATCCTCGTCGCCGGCCGCCGCTCGGCCGAGGGCGTCGTGGAACTGAAGGACCGCAAGACCGGTGAGCGCGAGGAAGTGACGGTCGAAGAGGCCATCGCGCGCCTCACGGCCTGACACGCGAGCACTGAGGGCCGGGACACGATGTCCCGGCCCTCAGTCGTGTTCCGCGACGAGCCCGTCCGGCCCGCACACGACCAGCGTCAGAGCCAGCCCGCGAACTCCAGCAACAACTCCGCGTCCCGCCCACGCCCCACGCGCAGCGCCCGTACACCGGACTCCACCGCACGGAACAGCGTCCAGCCGCGCAGCCGCTCCTGGTCCACGTCGAGGGACTCCGCGAGCCGCTTCACGCGCCGCCGCGTCGTCGCCGCACCGGACGGGGACGCGATCAGGTCCTCCACCCGGTCCCTGACGAGCCGCGCGAGATCGAAGGCGCACTCGCCGACGACCGGGTCGGGCCCGACCGCGAGCCACGGCGTCCGCTCCCCGGCCAGCACCTTGCTCTGCCGGAACGTCCCGTGCAGCAGCCGCACCTCCGGCGGAGCCACGATCAGCTCGTCCCGCGCCGTGAGCGCCGCGTCGACCAGGGGCACGACATCCGGCTCCGCGGCGGCGGTGGCCCGCATCGCCTCGGCCTGACGGCCCGTCCGGTCGGCGACCGTCTCGCAGGAACGCCAGGACGGCGGGTCCACCCACAGCCTGCGCAGCGTGCCGGCCGCCTCCAACAGCGCCTTCGCCTCGGGCAGCGAGCGCACCGACACCTCGGGGTGCAGCCGCTCCAGGAGCAGGTCGCCCCCGTCGCCGAGGAGCTGCACCGCCCCGAAGCCGTTCCAGTGCGTGAGAGCCGCGTGCTCGGCCTCCGGGCGGAAGCGCTCCGGCGCCAGTTTGAGGACTGCGGGCGATCCGTCGGACCGTCGCACCAGGACGACGAGACTGCTGCGCCCGCCGGGCACATGCACGCGCTCGATCGTCAACTCAAGCCGTTCCACGGCTTCTTGAAGAATCTCCGGCACCCTCGCCAGCCACGCGGACGCCCCGTCGTCCCGCACCTCGCCGAGCGCGTTGACCAGCCGCTTCGGCGGTTCGAAAGACATGCGTGAGTAACTCCCTTCCCCGTGACCGTCCCCGTGACCGCGGACCGTACGT
This window contains:
- a CDS encoding aminoglycoside phosphotransferase family protein, giving the protein MSFEPPKRLVNALGEVRDDGASAWLARVPEILQEAVERLELTIERVHVPGGRSSLVVLVRRSDGSPAVLKLAPERFRPEAEHAALTHWNGFGAVQLLGDGGDLLLERLHPEVSVRSLPEAKALLEAAGTLRRLWVDPPSWRSCETVADRTGRQAEAMRATAAAEPDVVPLVDAALTARDELIVAPPEVRLLHGTFRQSKVLAGERTPWLAVGPDPVVGECAFDLARLVRDRVEDLIASPSGAATTRRRVKRLAESLDVDQERLRGWTLFRAVESGVRALRVGRGRDAELLLEFAGWL